One window from the genome of Salvia miltiorrhiza cultivar Shanhuang (shh) unplaced genomic scaffold, IMPLAD_Smil_shh original_scaffold_438, whole genome shotgun sequence encodes:
- the LOC131004592 gene encoding ASC1-like protein: MPFLQSLKSIDLEQESYPQYEDFFVLPFFALFFPTIRFLLDRLVFQKLGMRLIYGKGREVVENETNEQKRKIAKFKESAWKCIYYLSAEILALAVTYNEPWFKETRYFWVGPGDQVWPDQTYKLKLKGLYMYVGGFYTYSIFALIFWETRRSDFGVSMSHHVATFILIVLSYIFRFARAGSVVLALHDASDVFLEVGKMSKYSGAEALASFSFVLFVISWVILRLIYYPFWILWSTSYEVIQTLDKDKHKVEGPIYYYLFNSLLFSLLVLHIYWWVLMYRMLVKQIQEKGRVSEDVRSDSEDEDLHED; encoded by the exons ATGCCTTTTCTTCAATCGTTGAAATCCATTGATTTGGAGCAAGAATCCTACCCGCAGTATGAAGATTTCTTTGTTCTTCCATTTTTCGCTCTGTTTTTCCCTACTATCCGGTTTTTGCTTGACAGATTGGTTTTTCAG AAACTTGGAATGCGATTAATATATGGAAAGGGAAGGGAAGTGGTGGAAAATGAGACGAATGAGCAGAAAAGAAAGATAGCAAAGTTCAAGGAGTCAGCATGGAAATGCATTTATTATCTTTCTGCCGAGATTTTGGCACTTGCCGTGACATACAACGAGCCTTGGTTTAAAGAGACAAGATATTTTTGGGTAGGACCTGGAGACCAAGTTTGGCCTGACCAAACATATAA GCTGAAACTGAAGGGCCTGTATATGTATGTTGGTGGATTCTATACATACTCCATATTCGCTCTGATATTTTGGGAAACCAGGCGCTCTGACTTTGGGGTCTCTATGAGCCATCATGTTGCAACTTTTATTCTGATCGTATTGTCTTACATATTCAG GTTTGCACGAGCAGGTTCGGTTGTTTTAGCTCTTCATGATGCCAGTGATGTATTTCTTGAAGTAGGGAAGATGTCCAAGTACAGTGGCGCAGAAGCACTGGCTAGCTTCTCGTTTGTTCTTTTTGTGATATCCTGGGTGATACTTCGTCTGATATATTATCCATTCTGGATACTCTGGAGCACAAG CTATGAAGTTATCCAGACACTGGACAAGGATAAACACAAAGTCGAGGGACCAATCTATTACTACCTTTTCAATtcccttcttttttctttacttGTTCTTCATATCTACTGGTGGGTGTTGATGTACCGGATGCTTGTCAAGCAAATCCAAGAAAAGGGCCGTGTCAGTGAAGATGTTAGGTCTG ATTCTGAAGATGAagatcttcatgaagattaa